The genomic segment CGTGGTTTCCGACAGGTTGAACTGCAGCGCCAAAGCCCGCATGGTGGCGTCGTCCATGCCGCGGGCATCTTCAAATACGCACAGCTGGTTGCCGCCGAAAGTGGATTCGGCGAAGACATTGAGGAGCCGGTAGGCATAGGTGCTCATGGAAGTCCTGTGATTCTGTGGTGGAGTGAAAGTGCCGTGCCATTCACGCATTGGCAAAGCGTTATCCTACCTTATGTAACGCACACTTTTCAGATATTCCCTTGACAATATCCGGAACATGGCGCAAAAGTTTACCCTGTGCCGAGCGATCATTCGCCGGTCAGAGGAGGCGCCAAAAATGGACTTCGATTTACCCGAGCTGATCGAGTTGGAACGCATCATCCAGGATGGGCAGCCTTATCTGGAAAGCCGGACCATATGCGACATTGAAATGAAGGGACATTGTTTCCCGGTCTATGTCCTGACCATCGGCAGCAAAGACCCTGCGGCGCCGGCAGTCGGCTTCTTCGGCGGCGTTCACGGCCTGGAGCGGATCGGCACCCGGGTTCTGCTGGCCTTTCTGCGTAGCCTGCTATCCCGCCTGAAATGGGACACGGTGCTGCATCACCAACTGGCGTCGGTACGCCTGGTTTTCATGCCTCTGGTAAATCCCGCCGGTATGTGGGACAGCACGCGTTGCAATCCGCGCGGCGTGGACCTGATGCGCAATGCGCCGCTCAACGCTAGCGAGAAGGCGCATTTTCTGGTTGGCGGGCAGCGGATCAGCGCCCGCTTGCCATGGTATCGCGGACGATCCGATGCGCCGATGGAGGCCGAAGCCCAGGCGCTCTGCAGCGTGGTGCAGGAAGAGCTGATGAGTCGTGAATTCAGCATTGCGCTGGATTGTCATTCTGGCTTCGGCGTCAAAGACCGCATCTGGTTTCCTTACGCGCACAGCCGGGAGCCGATTCGCCATTTGCCGGAAATCATGGCCCTGGCGGATCTGTTCAACCAGACTTATCGCGAAAATAATTATTTATTTGAAGCACAAAACTGCCAGTATCTGACACATGGCGATTTGTGGGATTACCTCTATTTGCAGATGCCGGCCGGCAGCCGACAGGTTTTTCTGCCGCTCACGCTGGAAATGGGATCCTGGCTATGGGTCAGGGAAAATCCGCGCCAGCTGTTTTCCAGGCACGGGATGTTCAATCCAAAATCGACCAGCCGGCTGCATCGCGTGTTGCGCAGCCACCTGGTCTGGCTGGAATTCCTGACGCATGCTGCCGGCGCCCATAAAAACTGGATGCCCGCCAATTCCGTGAGTGTTCCGCATAATGGTACTTACCATGGCTAAATGGATATTTCTGCGCGGTTTGATGCGAGAGACGCGGCACTGGGGACAGTTTCCAGATGTGTTCCGCGCGGTGGTGCCGGAAGCCGACACCATACTTCTCGACCTGCCCGGTAACGGCAGGCTGCACGACAAAAGAAGCCCGGCGCGCGTGGAGCACATGACGGACTACTGTCGTCGGCAGCTGCTAAGCCAGGATCTTTTGCCGCCTTACAATTTGTTCGCCTTGTCGCTGGGCGCCATGGTCGCAACCGATTGGGCAACCCGCTATCCGGAAGAAGTCGATGGCTGTGTTCTCCTCAATACCAGTTTGCGGCCAGTCAGCCCGTTTTACCACCGTCTCAGGCCGCGCAACTATCCTGCGCTGCTGGCAGTTGGCTTGCTGGGGATTGTCAATCGTAATATCGCCAGGCAGGAGCGCCTGTTGTTGCGGCTGACCAGCAGTCAGGGAACTGAGAAAACCGCTGTATTGGAAGAGTGGATTGGCTATCAGCGTGATCAGCCGGTTACGCTGGGCAACGCTTTGCGCCAGCTATGTGCAGCAGCGCGTTATTGTGCGCCGAGACATGCGCCGCTACCCCACTTATTGCTGCTTGCGGGCGGATCGGACCGCTTGATCAATCCGCGCTGTTCGCAAGCGCTCGCGCGTCAATGGCAAGCGCCGCTGGCGACGCAGGCCGCCGCCGGCCATGACCTCACCCTGGATGCCGGGCGCTGGGTGGCCGAACAAGTGCGGGACTGGCTTGTCATGGCGCCGTCTCCGCCGGTGTCGCACTAGGTTTGTCGAGTTCCTCAGTAGTTCGCTGAATGACCGGTTCCTGTTCTTGCTAAGAGGCTGTTGTGAAATTAATCTAGCGTTGTTGCCCTTGCAGGGCGCGCCCGGACTTGCAAGCCCGGGTCGTTCCGCAGGCAGACGACAGTGTCGTCCGAAACCCCTGCTACACCCTCCTAGCCGTACTGCTCGTACTGTCTTCGTCGGCGAGCCTAGCCAACTGTGTTCGCAACAGCCTCTAAGTCATCTCATGATTCATCGCCGCCTCAGTCAGGCTGATAGCCAGCTCGGGAGCGGCCTCCTTCCGTTCGCTGTACCTGCTGGTCAGGTATGCCGAGCGGTCGCGCACCAGCAGCGTAAATTTGTAAAGTTCTTCCATCACGTCGACCAGGCGTTCATAGTAAGGCGACGGCTTCATGCGGCCGTTGTCGTCGAATTCCTGATACGCCTTGGCGACCGAAGACTGGTTGGGAATGGTGACCATGCGCATCCAGCGTCCGAGGACACGCAGGCCGTTGACGGCGTTGAATGATTGCGAGCCGCCAGATACTTGCATTACTGCCAGCGTTCGGCCTTGGGTCGGGCGGGTGCTGCCAACTTCCAATGGAATCCAGTCGATCTGCGACTTGAACACGCCTGTGATCGCGCCATGTCGTTCGGGGCTGCACCAGACCTGGCCTTCCGACCATTCCGAGAGATGTCGTAATTCCTGCACTTTTGGATGGTCTGGCGTACAGCTGTCAACCATCGGCAAACCGTGCGGATCGAATACGCGTGTTTCGGCGCCGAAATGCTGCAAGATGCGCTCGGCTTCCAGTGTGAGGAAGCGGCTGTACGACTTCTCGCGCAGAGAGCCGTATAGCAGCAAGATGCGCGGGGCATGTGTCGATGTTGTCGGCGTGTCCAGTTTTTGCAGCGTCGGCATATCCAGATGCGGTGCGCTGATGTTGGGCAGATTGTTGAGTTTGCTAGTCATTGCTCTTTATCCTTTTTCCATTGGCGTCAATCACCGCTTCGCCATCTTCTTTGGTGAAAGCACCCAACTGTGGCAAGGGCAGAATGTCCAGCACGAGCTCGGATGGTCGGCATAGCCGCACGCCGATTGGCGTTACGACGAATGGACGGTTGATCAGAATCGGATTGGCAAGCATGGCGTCGAGCAGTTCGTCGTCGCTCAGCGACGGATCGTCCAGTTTGAGCTCGGCAAAAGGCGTGCCTTTTTCGCGCATTGCAGCGCGCACCGTCAGGCCCGCCAACTGAATGATCTGACGCAAGTCAGCGCGGCTGGGCGGCGTTTGCAAGTACTCGATGATGTGCGGTTCTATTCCCGTATTGCGGATCAGGGCGAGGGTATTACGGGATGTCCCGCAAGCCGGATTGTGATAAATCTTGATTTCCATGATGGGAGCCCTCTTTGTTTGGTGTGAATAACCATTTGAACAGGATCGCGGCGGCCGCAGCGCCGAGCAGCTGCGCGACGATAAAGCCCGGCACGTCTTGCGGCCGGATGCCAGCAAACGTATCCGATGCGGCGCGGGCCAAGGTGACGGCCGGGTTGGCGAACGATGTCGACGATGTGAACCAGTAGGCTGCGGTGATGTAGGCGCCTACGGCAAATGGCGTGTATGCCGGCCGGTTGCGAGAGCAACTGATGATGACAGCCAGCAGGCCGAAGGTGGCGATGAACTCGCTCCACCACTGGGCAGGTCCGCTGCGCGCATGGTGTGAAGCAAAGAAGGCCGCATCGCCGAACATGCCGTGCGCCGCAGCGACGCCGGAAAAAGCTCCCGCGATCTGGACCGCGATATAAAGTAACGCCAGCTTCCCCGGAATGTGTCCGAGCCACATTTCGCTCAAGGTCACGACCGGGTTGAAATGCGCGCCCGAGATCGGCGCAAATGTCAGGATGAGCGCGACCAGACCGGCGCCGGTCGCTAGGGTGTTTGCCAATAGCGCTATGGCGACGTTGCCTGCCGCCAGCCGTTCTCCCATGATGCCGGAGCCGACGACGATCGCTAGCAGAAATGCCGTACCGAGGAATTCACCTGTTAATTGACGAGACTGTGTCATATCGACGTATGTTCAAGTTTTCCTGATTGCGGATGTGCTTCAGGTAGAAGTCGCGACAGTCACGCAGGCCGGGGTGCAAACCGGCGTGCATGGATTGCCGCCGCAGCAGTTCTCGGTCAGGAACTGGATCAATCCGTTCATCGCAGTGAAATTGGCGACATAGAGGATGGAGCGGCCGTTTTTTTCGGATGTAATCAAACCGGCATGCGCAAGCTCCTTCAAATGAAAAGAGAGGGATGATGGAGCAATGCCGAGGTTTTCGGCGATCTGCGTAGGAACCAGGCCCTCAGGTCCTGCTTGTACCAAAAGGCGAAAGGTTTGCAGGCGCGATTCCTGGGCAAGGGCGGCAAGGGCGATAACGGCGGATTTGTTTTCCATGATGCTTGCATATTAGTGGAAACATTAAATTAATTCAATAATTATCGAAATATGGAATTGTTTGTGTAAGGAAATCGAATCTGCGCCGATGGTCACGGCAGGTTTACATGCTGTACGTGTTGTTGTTTGGCAAAGTCCAGTCATAATGACCGACTTGGTGTTTGCCAGCCAAAAGAATAGGTAGTCATCACATTGCATTTGATCCGGCCCCTGTTGTATTGGGCGCGCTCGTTAATAACCGCCTTCATTCACTTAGTTACTAATCGATATGAAATTGTCTTCCAAAGGCCTCGCCCTCATCGGTTCTCTGCTGGTTGTGCAACCGCCAGCGATTCAAGCGCAAACTCCCGCGAAAACGGCAGGAAGCTATGAACTGCCGCCATTGCCCCTGCAAGCTGTGGTGGATGCGCCGCTGCCGCCGCAGCTGTCTGTCAGTCCGCACCGCGATTTGCTGGCGTTGACGCAGACGCCGTCATTGCCGGGCATCGACGCTGTCGCACAGCCGGAGCTGAAACTGGCCGGCCTGCGGATTAACCCGCGCACTTATGCGCAGAGCCGCTTTTCATTTGGCAACGATTTGTTTTTGATGGAGATCGCCAGCGGCAAGGAAATCCGTTTGCAGGGATTGCCGCAACCGTTGTCGATCGCCAGCTCAAGCTGGTCGCCGGACCAACGCTATATCGCTTTCAATCAGGTCGATGCCAAGACCGGCACTAACGAGCTATGGCTGGTCGATGTTGCTGCGCGCCGTGCGCGGCGGCTGACTGCAAAGCCGTTGAATACGGTCGCTGGTAACGGTTATCGCTGGATGCCCGATAGCCGGCAACTGCTGGTGCAATTGCGTGCCGACGAGTCTGCTACAGCGCCGGTTGCGGATGGTATTCCACGCGGCCCCAATGTACAGATGACGCAGCCGGGCGCTGGCGTGAAGAGCAATCCTACTTTTCAGGATCTGTTGAAGAACGAGAATGACGCGCTCACCCTTGAGCATTATTTGCGCGCGCAGGCGGCGCTGATCGATCTGGACGGCAAGCTCGTCAAATTGGGCGAGCCGTCGCTGACGCTGGGGCTGGAACCGTCGCCTGACAGCCGTTACGTGCTGCGCCAGCGTATCGAACGGCCATTTTCCTATCAGGTTCCGGTGACCAGTTTTCCACGCCGGATTGAGGTGCTGGATCGCAACGGCAAGCTGGTGAAGCAGATTGCCAGCCTGCCGCTGGTCGAGGGGCTGCCAACTGGTAACGATGCGGTGCCGGTCGGCGTACGTCGTATCGATTGGCGAAACGATGCGCCTGCGACTCTGGTCTGGGCGGAGGCGCAGGACGGCGGCGATCCTGCACGCAAGGTCGAGACGCGCGATCTGGTGCTGATGCAGGCGGCGCCATTCGAGCAGGCGCCGATCACACTGGCGCGCCTGAATTCGCGTTATGCAGGCATCTCTTGGGGTAACGGCGAACTGGCGCTGCTCAACGAGTTCTGGTGGAAGACGCGCCAGGTCAAGGAGTGGCGCATCGCGCCGGATCATCCCGATCGTCCGCCGCAATTGATTCGCGAAGCGTCTTCTGAAGATCGTTACAAGGACCCAGGCCGGCCAGTCATGGTGCGTGATGAACACGGCGAGGCACGTTTGCTGATTGGCGCTGATGGCGATAGCATTTTCCGGATCGGCAGCGGTGCATCTCCAGAGGGTGACCGGCCGTTTCTGGATAAGGTCAGTTTGCAGACGCGGCAGGCCACACGGCTGTTCCATTCGCAAGCGCCGTACTACGAAGCGCCGCAAATTCTACTGGACGATAACGGCCAGCGATTGCTGACGTCGCGCGAATCGCCGACCGAGCCCGGTAATTTCTTCGTGCGCGACCTGAGCGCAGACGTACAGTCGACGCCGCGCGCACTGACGCATTTCCCGCATCCGACGCCGCAGCTTGACGGCGTGAGCAAGCAATTGATCCGCTATAAGCGCAAGGACGGCGTTGAGCTCACCGGTACGCTGTTCCTGCCGCCGAACTACGACGCCAAGCGCGATGGCCCGCTGCCGATGCTGATGTGGGCTTATCCGGCTGAATTCAAATCTGCGGAAGCGGCCAGCCAGACCACCGATTCGCCGTATCGCTTCAACCGCATCGGCTTCTGGCGGCCGCAGGCTTTCCTGGCCATGGGCTACGCGGTATTCGATGAATTTTCAGTGCCGATTGTCGGTGAGGGAAGCAAGGAACCGAACGACACCTATGTAGCGCAACTGGTCGCCAGCGCCGAGGCGGCGGTGGATGAAGTCGTGCGGCTGGGCGTCGCCGACCGTGATCGCATCGCGGTCGGCGGCCATTCCTACGGCGCCTTCATGACTGCCAACCTGCTGGCGCATACCCGCCTGTTCAAGGCCGGCATCGCCCGCAGCGGCGCCTATAACCGCACGCTTACGCCTTTCGGTTTCCAGGCCGAGGAACGCAATTTTTGGCAGGCGAAAGACGTGTATGAAGCCATGTCGCCTTTCAACTATGCCGACCAGATCAAAGATGCCTTGCTGATGATCCATGGCGAACAGGATAATAATCCTGGTACGTTCCCGGTGCAGAGCGAGCGCATGTATGCTGCGATCAAGGGGCTGGGAGGGACTGCGCGGCTGGTGATGCTACCGAACGAAGCACACGCCTATCGTGCGCGTGAGTCGATCATGCAGATGCTGGCGGAATCGAACCGCTGGCTGGAAACGTATATCGGACCGGGCAAGCCGGCTGCGAAACCTTGAACGCTACTGCCATAAAAAACCGGGTGCCTGGCACCCGGTTTTTTTATGCTGCGCTGGTCAGTGTAGTGAATCAGCTAGCTTGTTGTCATCCATGCTGCGCCCCAGCACCACCCAGAAAATGCATAAGGACAGCAGGCCCGCCACGAAATAGACCGAGACGTCGAGATAGTTGCCACCGATTTTGAGTGGGATTAGCGGTGCATCGGTAGTGCAGATCATATTGGCGGCGAACATGCCGACGTAATGCATGCTGCACACCGCCAGCGCCATCACCAGCGCCGCTACAATCCGGTGCAGTAGCTGGGTCAAGTTAAAGGCAAGCCATAGCGCTGCGCTTGCCGCGACAATGGCGATCACCAACGAGATGAACACTGTGGTGAGATTCAAAGACATAGTGGCGCGCAGGTTCATTGCATACATGCCCATGTAATGCATGACGCAAACGCCGACGCCGGCCAGCAGGCTACCGGCCAGCCAGCCGGAGACCTTGAACTTGCCATGGCTACCGGCCAGGTACAGCGCAATGCCGGAAATGACGATGGCGGCCACCAGCGATGCCGCGGTAAGCCAGACGTCATAGGAAATCGGCACGGCCAGGCGGTAGGCTTGCATGGCAAGAAAATGCATCGACCAGATGCCGATGCCGCCCAGCGAAGCTGCGGCGCAAACCGTCATGCCCAGGTCCAGCGTGCCGTCCTTGCGGAACATGGATTTAGCGCATTGCAGAGCCAGCAAAGCGCCCCAGAATGAAATCAGATATGACAGCAATACCAGCGCGGCATCATATCTGGGCGTTAATAACTGGCCTAGCAATGGATCCATGGTTTTCTCCCTGTTTGAATATAAGCGGCAATCGACGCGATAACGCGCCTGTTGCCAATGTTTTTTGCAACAATATTGCTTTGGACGCGAGTCAAATGCATAACGCAGTGGCGTATATCTCTACCCGGATAATTGTTTCCACCACGAAACAATATAGAGTTTAAATTTCCTGCTGGCAATGCTGCCGGAAGAATAATTTGGTAACGTAATGTTGGGGAGCGATGGCGAGCCGAAAGGGGGCGGCGAG from the Collimonas arenae genome contains:
- the arsH gene encoding arsenical resistance protein ArsH; the encoded protein is MTSKLNNLPNISAPHLDMPTLQKLDTPTTSTHAPRILLLYGSLREKSYSRFLTLEAERILQHFGAETRVFDPHGLPMVDSCTPDHPKVQELRHLSEWSEGQVWCSPERHGAITGVFKSQIDWIPLEVGSTRPTQGRTLAVMQVSGGSQSFNAVNGLRVLGRWMRMVTIPNQSSVAKAYQEFDDNGRMKPSPYYERLVDVMEELYKFTLLVRDRSAYLTSRYSERKEAAPELAISLTEAAMNHEMT
- a CDS encoding S9 family peptidase, with amino-acid sequence MKLSSKGLALIGSLLVVQPPAIQAQTPAKTAGSYELPPLPLQAVVDAPLPPQLSVSPHRDLLALTQTPSLPGIDAVAQPELKLAGLRINPRTYAQSRFSFGNDLFLMEIASGKEIRLQGLPQPLSIASSSWSPDQRYIAFNQVDAKTGTNELWLVDVAARRARRLTAKPLNTVAGNGYRWMPDSRQLLVQLRADESATAPVADGIPRGPNVQMTQPGAGVKSNPTFQDLLKNENDALTLEHYLRAQAALIDLDGKLVKLGEPSLTLGLEPSPDSRYVLRQRIERPFSYQVPVTSFPRRIEVLDRNGKLVKQIASLPLVEGLPTGNDAVPVGVRRIDWRNDAPATLVWAEAQDGGDPARKVETRDLVLMQAAPFEQAPITLARLNSRYAGISWGNGELALLNEFWWKTRQVKEWRIAPDHPDRPPQLIREASSEDRYKDPGRPVMVRDEHGEARLLIGADGDSIFRIGSGASPEGDRPFLDKVSLQTRQATRLFHSQAPYYEAPQILLDDNGQRLLTSRESPTEPGNFFVRDLSADVQSTPRALTHFPHPTPQLDGVSKQLIRYKRKDGVELTGTLFLPPNYDAKRDGPLPMLMWAYPAEFKSAEAASQTTDSPYRFNRIGFWRPQAFLAMGYAVFDEFSVPIVGEGSKEPNDTYVAQLVASAEAAVDEVVRLGVADRDRIAVGGHSYGAFMTANLLAHTRLFKAGIARSGAYNRTLTPFGFQAEERNFWQAKDVYEAMSPFNYADQIKDALLMIHGEQDNNPGTFPVQSERMYAAIKGLGGTARLVMLPNEAHAYRARESIMQMLAESNRWLETYIGPGKPAAKP
- a CDS encoding ArsR/SmtB family transcription factor; translated protein: MENKSAVIALAALAQESRLQTFRLLVQAGPEGLVPTQIAENLGIAPSSLSFHLKELAHAGLITSEKNGRSILYVANFTAMNGLIQFLTENCCGGNPCTPVCTPACVTVATST
- a CDS encoding MIP/aquaporin family protein, encoding MTQSRQLTGEFLGTAFLLAIVVGSGIMGERLAAGNVAIALLANTLATGAGLVALILTFAPISGAHFNPVVTLSEMWLGHIPGKLALLYIAVQIAGAFSGVAAAHGMFGDAAFFASHHARSGPAQWWSEFIATFGLLAVIISCSRNRPAYTPFAVGAYITAAYWFTSSTSFANPAVTLARAASDTFAGIRPQDVPGFIVAQLLGAAAAAILFKWLFTPNKEGSHHGNQDLSQSGLRDIP
- a CDS encoding alpha/beta fold hydrolase, translated to MAKWIFLRGLMRETRHWGQFPDVFRAVVPEADTILLDLPGNGRLHDKRSPARVEHMTDYCRRQLLSQDLLPPYNLFALSLGAMVATDWATRYPEEVDGCVLLNTSLRPVSPFYHRLRPRNYPALLAVGLLGIVNRNIARQERLLLRLTSSQGTEKTAVLEEWIGYQRDQPVTLGNALRQLCAAARYCAPRHAPLPHLLLLAGGSDRLINPRCSQALARQWQAPLATQAAAGHDLTLDAGRWVAEQVRDWLVMAPSPPVSH
- the arsC gene encoding arsenate reductase (glutaredoxin) (This arsenate reductase requires both glutathione and glutaredoxin to convert arsenate to arsenite, after which the efflux transporter formed by ArsA and ArsB can extrude the arsenite from the cell, providing resistance.), with product MEIKIYHNPACGTSRNTLALIRNTGIEPHIIEYLQTPPSRADLRQIIQLAGLTVRAAMREKGTPFAELKLDDPSLSDDELLDAMLANPILINRPFVVTPIGVRLCRPSELVLDILPLPQLGAFTKEDGEAVIDANGKRIKSND
- a CDS encoding M14 family zinc carboxypeptidase; its protein translation is MDFDLPELIELERIIQDGQPYLESRTICDIEMKGHCFPVYVLTIGSKDPAAPAVGFFGGVHGLERIGTRVLLAFLRSLLSRLKWDTVLHHQLASVRLVFMPLVNPAGMWDSTRCNPRGVDLMRNAPLNASEKAHFLVGGQRISARLPWYRGRSDAPMEAEAQALCSVVQEELMSREFSIALDCHSGFGVKDRIWFPYAHSREPIRHLPEIMALADLFNQTYRENNYLFEAQNCQYLTHGDLWDYLYLQMPAGSRQVFLPLTLEMGSWLWVRENPRQLFSRHGMFNPKSTSRLHRVLRSHLVWLEFLTHAAGAHKNWMPANSVSVPHNGTYHG
- a CDS encoding MHYT domain-containing protein, translated to MDPLLGQLLTPRYDAALVLLSYLISFWGALLALQCAKSMFRKDGTLDLGMTVCAAASLGGIGIWSMHFLAMQAYRLAVPISYDVWLTAASLVAAIVISGIALYLAGSHGKFKVSGWLAGSLLAGVGVCVMHYMGMYAMNLRATMSLNLTTVFISLVIAIVAASAALWLAFNLTQLLHRIVAALVMALAVCSMHYVGMFAANMICTTDAPLIPLKIGGNYLDVSVYFVAGLLSLCIFWVVLGRSMDDNKLADSLH